A genomic segment from Necator americanus strain Aroian chromosome III, whole genome shotgun sequence encodes:
- a CDS encoding hypothetical protein (NECATOR_CHRIII.G12960.T1), translating to MSIHSGASDDDTTNQPRRTKALQDPDYVFLRISPTLCCVNKNNQTTPQRNDDMKSSGIYNRYIALRLRQTIAGDNDRLQFNYSMLGNY from the coding sequence ATGTCTATCCACAGCGGCGCTAGCGACGACGACACGACAAATCAACCGCGACGTACAAAGGCATTACAAGATCCTGATTACGTGTTCCTTAGGATTTCTCCTACACTGTGTtgcgtaaacaaaaacaaccaaaCCACGCCGCAGAGAAACGACGATATGAAATCATCTGGCATCTACAATCGCTATATCGCGCTGCGATTACGTCAAACAATCGCTGGCGATAACGATCGGTTACAGTTCAACTACAGTATGTTAGGTAACTACTAG